Proteins encoded together in one Musa acuminata AAA Group cultivar baxijiao chromosome BXJ3-6, Cavendish_Baxijiao_AAA, whole genome shotgun sequence window:
- the LOC135639861 gene encoding uncharacterized protein LOC135639861 has translation MGSGSSRMAPRSPRRRQQARRRLGLAAFLCGGAAAEAAASADSPQIEDKLAEKSVIHARLDGSVLNSNIQISVKESSLSFSQENKPSSSTSEQIKSTQSNNCVNADHLENSCIEMSRSERTSRLPSMLGKPVEIVDTTLAPTMEVANSTNGHNSHSLPSFSSGMHQLELRDLHTNEILSIVNPSDEVVSLPSTNTEYVSVIPSVSSTSHFSSEEPLGATSSGSDAQRSTGSGEQRNGSELHVDLVSISSDVPNGSRETSSSVSRRNTRRLFWDAFSRHSSRTVDSALIHSSADNNGLGYQDRWLLDIGDHTFGDGAEDDSFYSRQRRHGLNGVSWHSRSEIRERLHAGFNNNDGQASSCPSGIHQDGTCSCTLLMTDVSSTRASIARIFVLAEALFEVLDEIHHQPGSLSLSVVSVPAPESIVNSLPSKIHRKPDTALGIDGVEQCYICLADYDDGDIIRVLPCHHEYHKSCVDKWLKEIHGVCPLCRHNVSEGVTGITLSNS, from the exons ATGGGTTCGGGAAGTAGCCGCATGGCCCCGCGGTCGCCgcgccgccggcagcaagcccggAGGAGGCTCGGGCTCGCGGCCTTCCTATGCGGCGGCGCCGCCGCCGAGGCCGCTGCCTCCGCCGATTCCCCCCAG ATTGAAGATAAGCTAGCAGAGAAATCAGTCATTCATGCAAGACTCGATGGTTCTGTATTGAATTCTAATATCCAGATCTCAGTCAAGGAGTCTTCTCTAAGCTTTTCCCAAGAAAATAAGCCTTCTAGCTCCACCAGTGAACAAATCAAGTCTACTCAAAGCAATAATTGTGTTAATGCGGATCACTTGGAAAATTCTTGCATTGAGATGTCTCGTTCTGAGAGGACTTCCAGACTACCAAGTATGTTAGGGAAACCAGTGGAAATTGTTGACACTACTTTAGCTCCAACAATGGAAGTAGCTAATTCCACAAATGGACATAATTCCCATAGTTTACCAAGCTTCTCAAGTGGCATGCATCAACTTGAACTTAGAGATCTACATACAAATGAGATTTTGTCCATTGTTAATCCTTCAGATGAGGTCGTGAGCCTCCCTAGTACCAATACAGAATATGTTTCTGTTATTCCAAGTGTATCCTCAACTTCGCATTTTTCAAGTGAAGAACCTCTAGGTGCAACTTCTTCTGGTTCAGATGCTCAAAGATCAACTGGATCAGGTGAACAGAGAAATGGAAGTGAACTTCATGTTGATTTGGTCAGCATCTCTTCTGATGTTCCCAATGGCTCTAGGGAGACAAGTAGTAGTGTGTCACGAAGGAATACTAGAAGACTTTTCTGGGATGCCTTTTCCAGACACAGTTCTAGGACTGTTGACTCAGCATTGATACATTCGTCTGCAGATAATAATGGTCTAGGATATCAGGACAGGTGGCTACTAGACATTGGTGATCACACTTTTGGAGATGGGGCTGAAGATGATTCCTTTTACTCACGGCAGAGACGCCATGGTTTAAATGGTGTTAGTTGGCATTCAAGATCCGAG ATAAGGGAGCGTCTTCATGCTGGCTTTAATAATAATGATGGGCAAGCATCTTCCTGCCCATCAGGTATCCATCAAGATGGCACATGCTCTTGCACACTGCTAATGACTGATGTGTCAAGTACGCGAGCCAGTATTGCACGAATTTTTGTGTTAGCCGAGGCATTATttgag GTCCTGGATGAAATTCATCACCAACCTGGATCACTTTCACTTTCCGTGGTTTCAGTCCCAGCACCGGAATCTATTGTCAATTCCTTGCCTTCAAAGATCCACAGAAAACCTGACACTGCCTTGGGCATTGATGGCGTGGAACA ATGTTACATCTGCTTGGCTGATTACGATGATGGGGACATCATAAGAGTCCTTCCCTGCCACCATGAATACCACAAGTCTTGTGTTGATAAATGGCTTAAAGAAATTCACGG GGTATGTCCTCTGTGCCGTCACAATGTTAGTGAAGGTGTCACTGGCATCACTCTCTCAAACTCATAA